A region of candidate division WOR-3 bacterium DNA encodes the following proteins:
- a CDS encoding immune inhibitor A domain-containing protein has product MKENHQKKKNWLIFFSLLYFFFSGYGQPLLLRKGYLPPNQVQLKNFETIIKKFTRFKSHRNPNIWRSRKRKGMTVDTVRVLALRVEFQEDFDTLTTGNGKMDLRGFLSPEDGLFYDPPHTKKYFERQLEALRNYFLTNSYGKFYIDFKVMPEGVLDCYQLPQTMLYYGDSMHKFPYYDFTGVEMGLCRLLEDAIRIADRDTLIHWRDYDFFLIFHAGSCNQTDVLGNSPFDLYAATIGQAALKYYLGKDYILTDEGTRIEIATILPEMARQDTARFGEYGMEGLLGLLVHEFCHLLGAYDLYDVTGYSMGVGAWSLMGYGGWLGDYWAGAPPGSVPSLLDPFHKILFGWVEPLTLIMPKESVPVFCQAMDSSQFKFRGDSLSPVIIKIPITNTEYFLIENRQVDVKKKDTIVVHREDGVLVRIEDGEYDFFLPGSGILIWHIDGAIIAQYGPYNAININPAHKGVDLVEGDGIQDFDGWVEFSSYEFLGSKYDPFFIGGFLDSLSPATNPSSDGYYGKTFYTIKINSPLDSLYHSDSIMSISFRCELYRKNFPKEMANPIATLNYSDLNLDGKIELLVQDTTGDIYAFEEDGSSYGDVPFAYINSPTKMPFAIGDVRGDEQLEVVSGGERGRVIIFSADGQNIRDFLTRGPISSPIVLFDLNRDGKKDILFGSEDLSLYGFTGEGETLTGFPFFFSSPPKGLVVIDSINPKIFALTEDNNLYLIEDGEVKKKVSLSTRPFPPPSPPVAGDLDRDGKMEIGVLAADGLKYKLFILSDNGEIKAESRSMIDYPSFSSLALSDIDGDGYLDIVLAGKNKIYAFSPLGFLVNNYPKEFDSVYIREEVIEGWIITEEFPFIFQSSPVIGNLDGDGALDIIIGSPDNGILGINGITTEMVKYFPLMTSGSVSLSPLLFDFDGDNRLEMAVADENCFLYVYNLPFGVNATWGKNLLSPDNNPFFKERPAQIPVPSEKILEEFYLYPNPCGNEGYLRLRTGRPPVKLQWKVLDINGEPVKGLKGELTLNSILSQEISIPTTSLAPGLYIIKLEVMGEKSPRFYKFGVVK; this is encoded by the coding sequence ATGAAAGAAAATCACCAAAAGAAAAAAAATTGGTTAATCTTTTTTTCTTTACTTTACTTTTTCTTTTCTGGGTATGGGCAACCTTTACTTTTAAGAAAGGGATACTTACCACCAAATCAAGTTCAATTAAAAAATTTTGAGACCATCATTAAAAAGTTTACCCGCTTTAAGTCACACCGTAATCCTAATATCTGGCGGTCCAGAAAGAGAAAAGGGATGACGGTTGACACGGTTAGAGTTCTGGCATTACGGGTAGAATTTCAAGAGGACTTTGATACCTTAACCACCGGCAACGGTAAGATGGATTTGAGGGGTTTTTTAAGTCCTGAGGATGGCCTCTTTTATGACCCACCCCATACCAAAAAGTATTTTGAGAGACAGTTGGAGGCACTAAGAAATTATTTTTTGACGAATTCTTATGGTAAATTTTATATTGACTTTAAGGTGATGCCGGAAGGGGTTTTAGATTGTTATCAATTACCACAGACGATGCTTTATTATGGTGATTCAATGCATAAATTTCCTTATTATGATTTTACCGGTGTGGAGATGGGGCTCTGTCGGCTATTGGAGGATGCGATTCGGATTGCCGACCGGGATACTTTAATCCACTGGCGCGATTACGACTTCTTTTTAATCTTCCACGCCGGCAGTTGTAATCAGACCGATGTTTTGGGTAATAGTCCTTTTGATTTGTATGCGGCAACGATTGGTCAAGCCGCCTTAAAATACTATCTGGGTAAGGATTATATCCTGACCGATGAGGGGACAAGGATTGAGATTGCTACCATTCTACCAGAGATGGCGAGACAGGATACCGCCCGTTTTGGGGAATACGGAATGGAAGGACTCTTGGGGCTTTTAGTCCACGAATTTTGCCACCTTTTGGGTGCCTACGATTTGTATGATGTTACCGGTTATTCAATGGGTGTTGGTGCTTGGAGTCTGATGGGCTATGGGGGTTGGCTTGGTGATTACTGGGCGGGTGCACCGCCGGGTTCGGTTCCTTCGCTTCTTGATCCATTCCATAAGATTCTGTTTGGTTGGGTAGAACCATTAACCTTGATAATGCCCAAAGAAAGTGTTCCGGTTTTTTGTCAAGCAATGGATTCTTCTCAATTTAAGTTTCGGGGCGACTCCCTCTCGCCGGTGATTATTAAAATTCCCATAACTAATACCGAATATTTCTTAATTGAGAACCGGCAGGTTGATGTGAAAAAGAAGGATACGATTGTCGTTCACCGGGAGGATGGGGTTTTGGTGCGGATTGAAGATGGGGAATATGACTTCTTTTTACCGGGAAGCGGGATTTTAATCTGGCACATTGATGGGGCGATAATCGCTCAGTACGGTCCTTACAATGCGATTAATATCAATCCCGCCCATAAAGGGGTTGATTTGGTAGAAGGGGATGGCATTCAAGATTTTGACGGCTGGGTGGAGTTTTCTTCTTATGAGTTCTTAGGTTCTAAATACGACCCATTCTTTATTGGCGGTTTTTTAGATTCCCTCTCACCTGCCACCAACCCCAGTAGTGATGGTTATTACGGGAAAACATTTTATACGATTAAGATAAACTCTCCTCTTGATTCCCTTTACCATTCGGACTCCATAATGTCAATCTCTTTCCGTTGCGAACTCTACCGGAAAAATTTTCCGAAAGAGATGGCTAATCCTATCGCCACTCTAAATTACTCCGACTTGAACTTAGACGGGAAAATTGAGTTGTTAGTTCAGGATACCACAGGCGACATCTATGCCTTTGAGGAAGATGGTTCTTCTTATGGTGATGTTCCTTTTGCCTATATCAATTCTCCAACCAAAATGCCTTTTGCCATTGGCGATGTCCGGGGTGATGAGCAATTGGAGGTGGTAAGTGGTGGAGAAAGGGGAAGGGTGATTATCTTCTCGGCGGATGGGCAGAATATCCGAGATTTTCTTACGCGCGGACCAATCAGTTCACCCATTGTTCTCTTTGACCTAAACCGAGACGGCAAGAAAGATATCCTCTTCGGTTCTGAGGATCTCTCTCTTTATGGTTTTACCGGTGAAGGGGAGACCTTAACTGGTTTCCCATTTTTCTTCTCTTCGCCACCGAAAGGTTTAGTAGTGATTGATTCAATAAATCCCAAGATTTTTGCCCTAACCGAAGATAATAACTTGTATTTAATTGAAGATGGAGAGGTAAAGAAAAAGGTCTCTCTTTCTACCCGTCCCTTTCCGCCGCCTTCCCCACCAGTCGCCGGTGATTTGGACCGGGATGGAAAAATGGAGATCGGGGTTTTGGCTGCGGATGGTCTTAAATATAAACTTTTTATCCTTTCCGATAATGGTGAAATAAAGGCGGAATCAAGGTCAATGATTGACTACCCTTCCTTTTCTTCTCTTGCTCTCTCGGATATTGACGGTGATGGCTATTTAGATATTGTCTTAGCCGGTAAGAATAAGATATATGCCTTCTCACCCTTAGGGTTTTTAGTGAATAATTATCCAAAAGAGTTTGATTCGGTTTATATAAGAGAAGAGGTGATTGAAGGTTGGATAATTACCGAGGAATTCCCTTTTATCTTTCAGTCTTCACCGGTGATTGGGAATTTGGACGGCGATGGTGCCTTAGACATTATTATCGGTTCACCCGATAACGGTATTTTAGGAATTAATGGCATCACCACCGAGATGGTGAAGTATTTTCCGTTAATGACCTCGGGTTCCGTTTCTTTATCTCCTTTACTATTTGACTTTGATGGCGATAATAGATTGGAGATGGCGGTGGCGGATGAGAATTGTTTTCTCTATGTTTATAATCTGCCATTTGGGGTTAATGCGACCTGGGGAAAAAATCTCCTCTCCCCGGATAATAATCCATTCTTCAAAGAAAGACCGGCTCAAATTCCTGTG
- the tadA gene encoding tRNA adenosine(34) deaminase TadA, with the protein MNRFRKEDFFFMGEAIKEAIKAYDEGEVPVGAVAVLNGQVIGRGHNRTEALKDPTAHAEIIAISAAANALGNWRLKDVTLYCTLEPCPMCAGAIILSRIKRLVFGLRDEKFGACGSVVDLMGEKLFNHKVEVKEGIEKEKIREMMQNFFKEKREK; encoded by the coding sequence TGAATAGATTCAGGAAGGAAGATTTTTTCTTTATGGGCGAAGCGATTAAGGAAGCAATTAAAGCCTATGATGAAGGTGAGGTGCCGGTGGGAGCGGTCGCAGTTCTTAATGGTCAGGTTATCGGTCGGGGACATAACCGAACTGAGGCTTTAAAGGACCCAACCGCCCATGCGGAGATTATCGCTATCTCGGCGGCGGCGAATGCCCTCGGTAATTGGCGACTGAAGGATGTTACGCTTTATTGCACCTTAGAACCTTGTCCGATGTGTGCTGGAGCAATAATTTTGAGTAGAATTAAAAGATTGGTCTTTGGTCTTAGGGATGAAAAATTTGGTGCCTGTGGTTCGGTTGTTGATTTAATGGGTGAAAAGTTATTTAACCACAAAGTAGAAGTAAAAGAAGGGATTGAGAAAGAAAAGATTAGAGAGATGATGCAAAACTTTTTTAAGGAGAAGAGAGAAAAGTGA